One genomic window of Syngnathus acus chromosome 11, fSynAcu1.2, whole genome shotgun sequence includes the following:
- the bmp8a gene encoding bone morphogenetic protein 8A, which translates to MVTSPHQRGSPHRGVLQLLPRNLVLFLVLLLPLAQQAQTALHSSFRRLSGREKKEMQKEILSILGLPGRPRPHPPLRPPSSAPLFMLDLYHAMAVEGEDDPASANDVIRPGAVRPRGAGGERRAAVHRPLPTLSTHTPLLGTVVSEADTVMSFVNLVEQERDLLQPRPYWKEFRFDLTPLPQGETVTAAEFRIYKALTLGQRANRTLHISVYEIQKDNKHREPELVLLDMQSVPAGQEGWLAFDVTSASNHWLLHPRSNLGIRLYVETEEDRSLSAAWIGLVGRRGPRSKQPFMVTFFRESQVPCRPPRAVKTHPRRKKPKYDLPVPSIHNRSPVNNGGQPCKKHELYVSFSDLGWKDWVLAPTGYSAYYCDGECFYPLGACMNATNHALIQQVVHLLKPDEVPKACCAPTKLSAISVLFYDDNNNVILKKHRNMVVKTCGCL; encoded by the exons ATGGTGACCTCACCACACCAAAGAGGCAGCCCGCACAGGGGTGTCCTCCAGCTCCTGCCCAGGAACCTGGTCCTGTTTCTGGTCCTGCTCCTGCCGCTGGCCCAGCAGGCCCAGACGGCGCTGCACTCCAGCTTCCGGCGTCTAAGCGGCCGCGAGAAGAAAGAGATGCAGAAAGAGATCTTGTCCATCCTGGGCCTGCCGGGCCGGCCCAGGCCTCATCCGCCGCTCAGGCCGCCCTCGTCGGCGCCGCTCTTTATGCTGGACCTCTACCACGCCATGGCGGTGGAAGGCGAGGACGACCCGGCTTCGGCCAACGACGTCATCAGGCCCGGCGCCGTCCGGCCGAGGGGGGCCGGCGGGGAGCGGAGGGCGGCCGTCCATCGCCCGCTCCCCACCCTCAGCACGCACACGCCGCTGCTCGGCACCGTCGTCAGCGAGGCCGACACCGTTATGAGCTTCGTCAATTTGG TGGAGCAGGAGAGGGACCTGCTGCAGCCTCGTCCCTACTGGAAGGAGTTCCGCTTCGACCTGACGCCTCTGCCCCAGGGTGAGACGGTGACGGCGGCGGAGTTTCGTATCTACAAGGCGTTGACGCTGGGCCAGCGGGCCAACAGGACCCTGCACATCTCTGTGTATGAGATCCAGAAGGACAATAAACACAG ggagcccgagctggtgctGCTGGATATGCAGTCGGTGCCGGCGGGTCAAGAAGGGTGGCTGGCCTTCGATGTCACTTCGGCGTCCAACCACTGGCTCCTGCATCCCCGCAGCAACCTGGGCATTCGGCTCTACGTGGAGACCGAGGAGG ATCGCTCGCTGTCGGCCGCCTGGATTGGGCTGGTGGGCCGCAGGGGTCCTCGCTCCAAGCAGCCCTTCATGGTGACCTTCTTTCGGGAGAGCCAGGTTCCGTGCCGGCCCCCCCGCGCCGTAAAGACGCACCCCCGCAGGAAGAAGCCCAAATACGACCTCCCCGTGCCCAGCATCCACA ATCGAAGTCCTGTCAACAACGGCGGTCAGCCGTGTAAAAAACACGAACTCTACGTCAGCTTCAGCGACCTCGGATGGAAG GACTGGGTTCTGGCCCCCACAGGCTACTCGGCGTACTACTGCGATGGCGAGTGTTTCTACCCCCTTGGCGCTTGCATGAACGCCACCAACCACGCCCTCATCCAGCAAGTA GTTCATCTGCTGAAACCTGACGAGGTGCCCAAGGCGTGCTGCGCGCCCACCAAGCTAAGCGCCATCTCAGTGCTCTTTtacgacgacaacaacaacgtgATCCTCAAGAAGCATCGTAACATGGTGGTCAAAACCTGTGGTTGTCTATGA
- the LOC119130144 gene encoding programmed cell death 6-interacting protein isoform X3, whose translation MATFISVPLKKSSEVDLVKPLSKFVTSTYPAGDEQAEYIRAVEELDKLRRNAVGRPLDKHESSLESLLRYYDQLCAVEPKFPFSENQLCLTFTWKDAFDKGSLFGGSVKLALASLGYEKTCVLFNAAALASQIASEQNLDSDEGLKNAAKYYQLASGAFGHIKDTVLSALNREPTMDISPETVGTLSLIMLAQAQEVFFLKATTDRMKDAIIAKLSNQAADFYGDAFKQCQYKDNLPKYFYFQEVLPVLAAKHCIMQANAELHQSVLAKHKKLFGEEIARLQRAAELVKTVASRYDEYVSVRELTEKINRSLAAAKKDNDFIYHDRVPELKDLEPIGKATLVKATAITPPLSQKFSDFFVKMVPTAVQQSMSVYSQRKSDTVNRLVGTMREATNLCNGVLASLNLPAALEDLSGDSVPQSIAEKARSVVQQGGLQSIEQLIKDLPELLTRNREILDEALKMLNDEETTDNELRAKFNQRWNRTPSGDLYKPLRAEGASFCNILDKAVQADQVVKDRYNAHCDMIALLCKPESELNAALPSANPAKTLQGSEVVGVLRSQLARLDQVKQEREALEKDIKDVTFDMTTTFLTALAKDGAINEEQLSAGQLDQLYSEHNQKVQANLRQQEELLAQIQTSHQEFSSLKQSNAEANLREEVLKKLASAHDSYVEISSNLREGTKFYNDLTEILLKFQNKCCDIVFARKTERDELLKELQQSIAREPSAPNFNVPAYQSQPPGAPGGPTPAPRTIFTASAGTTQAGTSANNPPPVAPPSAAQGPPYPNYQGYPQYFQMPMGYNPYGYGQYNVPFMPYQATPGQPGYPAAPPATQGYPGYPQQPSQQQNYYPQQ comes from the exons ATGGCGACATTTATTTCTGTGCCGCTGAAAAAGTCCTCGGAGGTAGACTTGGTCAAGCCATTGTCGAAATTCGTGACGTCCACTTATCCGGCGGGCGACGAGCAGGCGGAGTACATTCGAGCTGTGGAGGAACTCGACAAGCTCCGGCGGAACGCGGTGGGAAGGCCGCTGGACAAACATGAGAGCTCACTGGAGAGCTTACTCag ATATTATGATCAACTGTGCGCCGTGGAGCCCAAGTTCCCCTTCAGTGAAAACCAG CTGTGCTTAACCTTCACGTGGAAAGATGCTTTCGACAAAGGCTCGCTCTTCGGCGGCTCCGTCAAACTCG CGTTGGCCAGCCTGGGCTACGAGAAGACGTGCGTGCTGTTCAACGCAGCGGCGCTGGCCAGCCAGATCGCCTCAGAGCAGAACCTGGACAGCGACGAAGGCCTCAAAAACGCCGCCAAATATTATCAG CTGGCCAGCGGCGCCTTCGGCCACATCAAAGACACGGTGCTGTCGGCCCTCAACCGCGAGCCCACCATGGACATCTCCCCGGAAACTGTGGGCACCCTCAGCCTCATTATGCTGGCCCAGGCCCAGGAGGTCTTCTTCCTCAAAGCCACCACCG ACAGGATGAAGGACGCCATCATCGCCAAGCTGTCCAATCAGGCGGCAGACTTCTACGGAGACGCCTTCAAGCAGTGTCAGTACAAAGACAACCTGCCTAAG tatttttattttcaggaaGTGCTGCCGGTGCTGGCGGCCAAGCACTGCATCATGCAGGCCAACGCCGAACTCCACCAGAGCGTCCTCGCCAAGCACAAGAAGCTCTTCGGCGAGGAAATTGCTCGCCTGCAG CGCGCGGCCGAGCTGGTGAAGACGGTGGCGTCGCGCTACGACGAGTACGTGAGCGTCAGGGAACTGACGGAGAAGATCAACCGATCACTCGCCGCCGCCAAGAAGGACAACGACTTCATTTACCACGACCGCGTGCCCGAGCTCAAGGACTTGGAGCCTATCGGCAAGGCGACGTTGGTGAAGGCCACCGCCATCACACCGCCGCTCAGCCAGAAGTTCTCAG ACTTCTTTGTCAAGATGGTTCCCACGGCAGTCCAGCAATCCATGAGCGTGTACAGCCAGCGCAAATCAGACACCGTCAACAGATTGGTGGGAACCATGCGGGAGGCCACCAACCTCTGCAACGG GGTTCTGGCGTCCCTCAACCTGCCAGCCGCTCTGGAGGACCTCTCGGGAGACTCCGTTCCGCAATCCATTGCTGAGAAGGCCCGCTCTGTCGTGCAGCAGGGGGGGCTGCAGAGCATCGAGCAGCTCATCAAGGACTTGCCCGAGCTGCTCACCCGCAACAGGGAAATTCTGGACGAG GCACTGAAAATGCTGAACGACGAGGAGACGACAGACAACGAGCTGAGAGCCAAATTCAACCAGCGCTGGAACCGGACCCCGTCTGGGGACCTCTACAAGCCCCTTCGTGCTG AGGGCGCCAGCTTCTGCAACATCCTGGACAAGGCGGTTCAGGCGGATCAGGTGGTGAAGGACCGCTACAACGCCCACTGCGACATGATCGCGCTGCTGTGCAAACCCGAGAGCGAGCTGAACGCCGCGCTGCCCTCCGCCAACCCCGCCAAGACGCTGCAGGGCAGCGAGGTGGTGGGCGTGCTGCGCTCGCAACTGGCCCGGCTAGACCAGGTGAAGCAGGAGCGCGAGGCGCTGGAGAAGGACATCAAGGACGTGACCTTCGACATGACCACCACCTTCCTGACGGCGCTGGCCAAGGACGGCGCCATCAACGAGGAGCAGCTCTCGGCGGGGCAGCTGGACCAGCTGTACAGCGAGCACAACCAGAAGGTGCAGGCCAACCTTCGCCAGCAGGAGGAGCTGCTGGCACAGATTCAG acatcACACCAGGAGTTCAGCAGCCTTAAGCAGTCCAACGCGGAGGCCAACCTGCGAGAGGAGGTCCTCAAGAAGCTGGCCTCGGCCCATGACAGCTACGTGGAGATCAGCAGCAACCTGCGCGAAGGCACCAAG TTCTACAACGACCTGACGGAAATCCTGCTCAAGTTCCAGAACAAATGCTGCGATATAGTCTTTGCTCGCAAGACAGAGCGTGATGAGCTCCTCAA GGAGCTGCAGCAGAGTATCGCCCGTGAGCCCAGCGCCCCCAACTTCAATGTCCCCGCTTACCAGAGCCAACCCCCGGGCGCCCCCGGCGGCCCCACCCCTGCTCCTAGGACCATATTT ACCGCATCGGCCGGCACAACTCAAGCCGGCACTTCGGCCAACAACCCGCCGCCGGTGGCGCCGCCCTCCGCGGCGCAGGGACCCCCTTACCCCAACTACCAGGGGTATCCGCA GTACTTCCAGATGCCGATGGGCTACAACCCGTACGGCTACGGCCAGTACAACGTGCCCTTCATGCCCTACCAGGCCACGCCGGGCCAACCGGGCTACCCGGCCGCCCCCCCGGCCACGCAGGGCTACCCCGGCTACCCCCAGCAGCCCTCGCAGCAGCAGAACTACTACCCTCAGCAATGA
- the LOC119130144 gene encoding programmed cell death 6-interacting protein isoform X1 produces the protein MATFISVPLKKSSEVDLVKPLSKFVTSTYPAGDEQAEYIRAVEELDKLRRNAVGRPLDKHESSLESLLRYYDQLCAVEPKFPFSENQLCLTFTWKDAFDKGSLFGGSVKLALASLGYEKTCVLFNAAALASQIASEQNLDSDEGLKNAAKYYQLASGAFGHIKDTVLSALNREPTMDISPETVGTLSLIMLAQAQEVFFLKATTDRMKDAIIAKLSNQAADFYGDAFKQCQYKDNLPKYFYFQEVLPVLAAKHCIMQANAELHQSVLAKHKKLFGEEIARLQRAAELVKTVASRYDEYVSVRELTEKINRSLAAAKKDNDFIYHDRVPELKDLEPIGKATLVKATAITPPLSQKFSDFFVKMVPTAVQQSMSVYSQRKSDTVNRLVGTMREATNLCNGVLASLNLPAALEDLSGDSVPQSIAEKARSVVQQGGLQSIEQLIKDLPELLTRNREILDEALKMLNDEETTDNELRAKFNQRWNRTPSGDLYKPLRAEGASFCNILDKAVQADQVVKDRYNAHCDMIALLCKPESELNAALPSANPAKTLQGSEVVGVLRSQLARLDQVKQEREALEKDIKDVTFDMTTTFLTALAKDGAINEEQLSAGQLDQLYSEHNQKVQANLRQQEELLAQIQTSHQEFSSLKQSNAEANLREEVLKKLASAHDSYVEISSNLREGTKFYNDLTEILLKFQNKCCDIVFARKTERDELLKELQQSIAREPSAPNFNVPAYQSQPPGAPGGPTPAPRTIFNPAPPQTPQQTQAKSQPPARPPPPVLTPPVLTPQTASAGTTQAGTSANNPPPVAPPSAAQGPPYPNYQGYPQYFQMPMGYNPYGYGQYNVPFMPYQATPGQPGYPAAPPATQGYPGYPQQPSQQQNYYPQQ, from the exons ATGGCGACATTTATTTCTGTGCCGCTGAAAAAGTCCTCGGAGGTAGACTTGGTCAAGCCATTGTCGAAATTCGTGACGTCCACTTATCCGGCGGGCGACGAGCAGGCGGAGTACATTCGAGCTGTGGAGGAACTCGACAAGCTCCGGCGGAACGCGGTGGGAAGGCCGCTGGACAAACATGAGAGCTCACTGGAGAGCTTACTCag ATATTATGATCAACTGTGCGCCGTGGAGCCCAAGTTCCCCTTCAGTGAAAACCAG CTGTGCTTAACCTTCACGTGGAAAGATGCTTTCGACAAAGGCTCGCTCTTCGGCGGCTCCGTCAAACTCG CGTTGGCCAGCCTGGGCTACGAGAAGACGTGCGTGCTGTTCAACGCAGCGGCGCTGGCCAGCCAGATCGCCTCAGAGCAGAACCTGGACAGCGACGAAGGCCTCAAAAACGCCGCCAAATATTATCAG CTGGCCAGCGGCGCCTTCGGCCACATCAAAGACACGGTGCTGTCGGCCCTCAACCGCGAGCCCACCATGGACATCTCCCCGGAAACTGTGGGCACCCTCAGCCTCATTATGCTGGCCCAGGCCCAGGAGGTCTTCTTCCTCAAAGCCACCACCG ACAGGATGAAGGACGCCATCATCGCCAAGCTGTCCAATCAGGCGGCAGACTTCTACGGAGACGCCTTCAAGCAGTGTCAGTACAAAGACAACCTGCCTAAG tatttttattttcaggaaGTGCTGCCGGTGCTGGCGGCCAAGCACTGCATCATGCAGGCCAACGCCGAACTCCACCAGAGCGTCCTCGCCAAGCACAAGAAGCTCTTCGGCGAGGAAATTGCTCGCCTGCAG CGCGCGGCCGAGCTGGTGAAGACGGTGGCGTCGCGCTACGACGAGTACGTGAGCGTCAGGGAACTGACGGAGAAGATCAACCGATCACTCGCCGCCGCCAAGAAGGACAACGACTTCATTTACCACGACCGCGTGCCCGAGCTCAAGGACTTGGAGCCTATCGGCAAGGCGACGTTGGTGAAGGCCACCGCCATCACACCGCCGCTCAGCCAGAAGTTCTCAG ACTTCTTTGTCAAGATGGTTCCCACGGCAGTCCAGCAATCCATGAGCGTGTACAGCCAGCGCAAATCAGACACCGTCAACAGATTGGTGGGAACCATGCGGGAGGCCACCAACCTCTGCAACGG GGTTCTGGCGTCCCTCAACCTGCCAGCCGCTCTGGAGGACCTCTCGGGAGACTCCGTTCCGCAATCCATTGCTGAGAAGGCCCGCTCTGTCGTGCAGCAGGGGGGGCTGCAGAGCATCGAGCAGCTCATCAAGGACTTGCCCGAGCTGCTCACCCGCAACAGGGAAATTCTGGACGAG GCACTGAAAATGCTGAACGACGAGGAGACGACAGACAACGAGCTGAGAGCCAAATTCAACCAGCGCTGGAACCGGACCCCGTCTGGGGACCTCTACAAGCCCCTTCGTGCTG AGGGCGCCAGCTTCTGCAACATCCTGGACAAGGCGGTTCAGGCGGATCAGGTGGTGAAGGACCGCTACAACGCCCACTGCGACATGATCGCGCTGCTGTGCAAACCCGAGAGCGAGCTGAACGCCGCGCTGCCCTCCGCCAACCCCGCCAAGACGCTGCAGGGCAGCGAGGTGGTGGGCGTGCTGCGCTCGCAACTGGCCCGGCTAGACCAGGTGAAGCAGGAGCGCGAGGCGCTGGAGAAGGACATCAAGGACGTGACCTTCGACATGACCACCACCTTCCTGACGGCGCTGGCCAAGGACGGCGCCATCAACGAGGAGCAGCTCTCGGCGGGGCAGCTGGACCAGCTGTACAGCGAGCACAACCAGAAGGTGCAGGCCAACCTTCGCCAGCAGGAGGAGCTGCTGGCACAGATTCAG acatcACACCAGGAGTTCAGCAGCCTTAAGCAGTCCAACGCGGAGGCCAACCTGCGAGAGGAGGTCCTCAAGAAGCTGGCCTCGGCCCATGACAGCTACGTGGAGATCAGCAGCAACCTGCGCGAAGGCACCAAG TTCTACAACGACCTGACGGAAATCCTGCTCAAGTTCCAGAACAAATGCTGCGATATAGTCTTTGCTCGCAAGACAGAGCGTGATGAGCTCCTCAA GGAGCTGCAGCAGAGTATCGCCCGTGAGCCCAGCGCCCCCAACTTCAATGTCCCCGCTTACCAGAGCCAACCCCCGGGCGCCCCCGGCGGCCCCACCCCTGCTCCTAGGACCATATTT AACCCAGCCCCTCCACAGACCCCCCAGCAGACCCAAGCTAAATCCCAGCCCCCTGCCCGGCCCCCCCCACCTGTCTTGACTCCACCTGTCTTGACTCCGCAGACCGCATCGGCCGGCACAACTCAAGCCGGCACTTCGGCCAACAACCCGCCGCCGGTGGCGCCGCCCTCCGCGGCGCAGGGACCCCCTTACCCCAACTACCAGGGGTATCCGCA GTACTTCCAGATGCCGATGGGCTACAACCCGTACGGCTACGGCCAGTACAACGTGCCCTTCATGCCCTACCAGGCCACGCCGGGCCAACCGGGCTACCCGGCCGCCCCCCCGGCCACGCAGGGCTACCCCGGCTACCCCCAGCAGCCCTCGCAGCAGCAGAACTACTACCCTCAGCAATGA
- the zgc:91910 gene encoding zinc finger protein 706: MARGQQKIQSQQKNAKKSAEKKKGQAADQKTAAKVALVHTCPVCRTQMPDPKTFKQHFESKHPKSPMPPELADVLA, encoded by the exons ATGGCTCGTGGACAGCAGAAGATTCAGTCCCAGCAAAAGAACGCCAAGAAGTCCGCCGAGAAAAAGAAAGGGCAGGCGGCCGACCAGAAAACGGCAGCCAAGGTGGCGCTGGTCCACACGTGCCCTGTCTGCAGG aCCCAAATGCCTGATCCAAAGACCTTCAAGCAACACTTTGAGAGCAAACACCCCAAGTCACCGATGCCTCCCGAGCTTGCTGACGTTCTGGCTTGA
- the LOC119130144 gene encoding programmed cell death 6-interacting protein isoform X2, with protein sequence MATFISVPLKKSSEVDLVKPLSKFVTSTYPAGDEQAEYIRAVEELDKLRRNAVGRPLDKHESSLESLLRYYDQLCAVEPKFPFSENQLCLTFTWKDAFDKGSLFGGSVKLALASLGYEKTCVLFNAAALASQIASEQNLDSDEGLKNAAKYYQLASGAFGHIKDTVLSALNREPTMDISPETVGTLSLIMLAQAQEVFFLKATTDRMKDAIIAKLSNQAADFYGDAFKQCQYKDNLPKEVLPVLAAKHCIMQANAELHQSVLAKHKKLFGEEIARLQRAAELVKTVASRYDEYVSVRELTEKINRSLAAAKKDNDFIYHDRVPELKDLEPIGKATLVKATAITPPLSQKFSDFFVKMVPTAVQQSMSVYSQRKSDTVNRLVGTMREATNLCNGVLASLNLPAALEDLSGDSVPQSIAEKARSVVQQGGLQSIEQLIKDLPELLTRNREILDEALKMLNDEETTDNELRAKFNQRWNRTPSGDLYKPLRAEGASFCNILDKAVQADQVVKDRYNAHCDMIALLCKPESELNAALPSANPAKTLQGSEVVGVLRSQLARLDQVKQEREALEKDIKDVTFDMTTTFLTALAKDGAINEEQLSAGQLDQLYSEHNQKVQANLRQQEELLAQIQTSHQEFSSLKQSNAEANLREEVLKKLASAHDSYVEISSNLREGTKFYNDLTEILLKFQNKCCDIVFARKTERDELLKELQQSIAREPSAPNFNVPAYQSQPPGAPGGPTPAPRTIFNPAPPQTPQQTQAKSQPPARPPPPVLTPPVLTPQTASAGTTQAGTSANNPPPVAPPSAAQGPPYPNYQGYPQYFQMPMGYNPYGYGQYNVPFMPYQATPGQPGYPAAPPATQGYPGYPQQPSQQQNYYPQQ encoded by the exons ATGGCGACATTTATTTCTGTGCCGCTGAAAAAGTCCTCGGAGGTAGACTTGGTCAAGCCATTGTCGAAATTCGTGACGTCCACTTATCCGGCGGGCGACGAGCAGGCGGAGTACATTCGAGCTGTGGAGGAACTCGACAAGCTCCGGCGGAACGCGGTGGGAAGGCCGCTGGACAAACATGAGAGCTCACTGGAGAGCTTACTCag ATATTATGATCAACTGTGCGCCGTGGAGCCCAAGTTCCCCTTCAGTGAAAACCAG CTGTGCTTAACCTTCACGTGGAAAGATGCTTTCGACAAAGGCTCGCTCTTCGGCGGCTCCGTCAAACTCG CGTTGGCCAGCCTGGGCTACGAGAAGACGTGCGTGCTGTTCAACGCAGCGGCGCTGGCCAGCCAGATCGCCTCAGAGCAGAACCTGGACAGCGACGAAGGCCTCAAAAACGCCGCCAAATATTATCAG CTGGCCAGCGGCGCCTTCGGCCACATCAAAGACACGGTGCTGTCGGCCCTCAACCGCGAGCCCACCATGGACATCTCCCCGGAAACTGTGGGCACCCTCAGCCTCATTATGCTGGCCCAGGCCCAGGAGGTCTTCTTCCTCAAAGCCACCACCG ACAGGATGAAGGACGCCATCATCGCCAAGCTGTCCAATCAGGCGGCAGACTTCTACGGAGACGCCTTCAAGCAGTGTCAGTACAAAGACAACCTGCCTAAG gaaGTGCTGCCGGTGCTGGCGGCCAAGCACTGCATCATGCAGGCCAACGCCGAACTCCACCAGAGCGTCCTCGCCAAGCACAAGAAGCTCTTCGGCGAGGAAATTGCTCGCCTGCAG CGCGCGGCCGAGCTGGTGAAGACGGTGGCGTCGCGCTACGACGAGTACGTGAGCGTCAGGGAACTGACGGAGAAGATCAACCGATCACTCGCCGCCGCCAAGAAGGACAACGACTTCATTTACCACGACCGCGTGCCCGAGCTCAAGGACTTGGAGCCTATCGGCAAGGCGACGTTGGTGAAGGCCACCGCCATCACACCGCCGCTCAGCCAGAAGTTCTCAG ACTTCTTTGTCAAGATGGTTCCCACGGCAGTCCAGCAATCCATGAGCGTGTACAGCCAGCGCAAATCAGACACCGTCAACAGATTGGTGGGAACCATGCGGGAGGCCACCAACCTCTGCAACGG GGTTCTGGCGTCCCTCAACCTGCCAGCCGCTCTGGAGGACCTCTCGGGAGACTCCGTTCCGCAATCCATTGCTGAGAAGGCCCGCTCTGTCGTGCAGCAGGGGGGGCTGCAGAGCATCGAGCAGCTCATCAAGGACTTGCCCGAGCTGCTCACCCGCAACAGGGAAATTCTGGACGAG GCACTGAAAATGCTGAACGACGAGGAGACGACAGACAACGAGCTGAGAGCCAAATTCAACCAGCGCTGGAACCGGACCCCGTCTGGGGACCTCTACAAGCCCCTTCGTGCTG AGGGCGCCAGCTTCTGCAACATCCTGGACAAGGCGGTTCAGGCGGATCAGGTGGTGAAGGACCGCTACAACGCCCACTGCGACATGATCGCGCTGCTGTGCAAACCCGAGAGCGAGCTGAACGCCGCGCTGCCCTCCGCCAACCCCGCCAAGACGCTGCAGGGCAGCGAGGTGGTGGGCGTGCTGCGCTCGCAACTGGCCCGGCTAGACCAGGTGAAGCAGGAGCGCGAGGCGCTGGAGAAGGACATCAAGGACGTGACCTTCGACATGACCACCACCTTCCTGACGGCGCTGGCCAAGGACGGCGCCATCAACGAGGAGCAGCTCTCGGCGGGGCAGCTGGACCAGCTGTACAGCGAGCACAACCAGAAGGTGCAGGCCAACCTTCGCCAGCAGGAGGAGCTGCTGGCACAGATTCAG acatcACACCAGGAGTTCAGCAGCCTTAAGCAGTCCAACGCGGAGGCCAACCTGCGAGAGGAGGTCCTCAAGAAGCTGGCCTCGGCCCATGACAGCTACGTGGAGATCAGCAGCAACCTGCGCGAAGGCACCAAG TTCTACAACGACCTGACGGAAATCCTGCTCAAGTTCCAGAACAAATGCTGCGATATAGTCTTTGCTCGCAAGACAGAGCGTGATGAGCTCCTCAA GGAGCTGCAGCAGAGTATCGCCCGTGAGCCCAGCGCCCCCAACTTCAATGTCCCCGCTTACCAGAGCCAACCCCCGGGCGCCCCCGGCGGCCCCACCCCTGCTCCTAGGACCATATTT AACCCAGCCCCTCCACAGACCCCCCAGCAGACCCAAGCTAAATCCCAGCCCCCTGCCCGGCCCCCCCCACCTGTCTTGACTCCACCTGTCTTGACTCCGCAGACCGCATCGGCCGGCACAACTCAAGCCGGCACTTCGGCCAACAACCCGCCGCCGGTGGCGCCGCCCTCCGCGGCGCAGGGACCCCCTTACCCCAACTACCAGGGGTATCCGCA GTACTTCCAGATGCCGATGGGCTACAACCCGTACGGCTACGGCCAGTACAACGTGCCCTTCATGCCCTACCAGGCCACGCCGGGCCAACCGGGCTACCCGGCCGCCCCCCCGGCCACGCAGGGCTACCCCGGCTACCCCCAGCAGCCCTCGCAGCAGCAGAACTACTACCCTCAGCAATGA